The Coccinella septempunctata chromosome X, icCocSept1.1, whole genome shotgun sequence nucleotide sequence ATGACAAATGTATATCATTTGTCAAGGGCTGAAGTACGGACCCGGCGCGTCTCCAGGTGGCGGATAGGAGGTGGCCTCCACCGATGATTGTACATGAGGAGGAGGCCTGCAGGGAAATAAAATCCGCTCGTTGTGCGTAAAAACTCAACTGGCAGCCTTTTAATACCTTGCCGCGGACCAACTTCTCCTATCCCGGCTCTAGTCTCGTGGCTAAGGGATTGCACCAGGATAAACAATGCCAGATGGGACCCCGAGCATACCTCGGGACCATCCTGCTATACCATGCCTGCTTGCCGTCCGTGGTCATGTCTCGCGGTCCAGTGGGGCGGGAGGTCTTGGCTTGACCGCCCGGACCAAGAGGAAAAAAcctgaataaaaattttaaatccAAGGCGGGAAACCGGGCCGAGAGATGCGTGGCTAGATAGAAGACTAGTCTTTACTGGTTTCGACCTTGGAGTACCGGGGGGCAATCCATTGTATTTAACCCCTTACCTCTGCATGCGGGCACCCTGCAAAGGAAAAGGTGGTCAGACGACCGAAAAATCGTCTGCCGTTCGAACTGCCAAACTAGGACAACCAGGCGGCAGAGACGACCCACTGAGGAAAGGGCTCAGTGGAGCAGGGGTGAGGAAGTAATTGCGACTTCTTCATCGGGGCTTAGAACCTGAGGATGCTAGAAAGCGAGCCATTCAGCGCCGGACACAAAGGATTCTCCGACATGGAGAGAACACGGCAAAAGGAGGCTGGAGCAAATAACGACTCCTCCGTGGCCTCCGCCGAACAAACAGAAGACAGCTGCAGCGAAAACCGGGCATGCCACTGGTTATGCTGCAGCCGTCAAAACACAGGTGGCGATCAGGATAGAAATAATTCCCAAGGAATATCCTACGATCATCCTGGAAGCCAAACAACTCTCCACTCTTGAGGACACTCTAGTGGAGGAGATGTGTCAGAGCACAGAGAAGGGGATACACTTCTCGGGCATCCATTTCCACAGTGGAATAATGCTCGTGGACTATGGGTCTCAAGAGTCGGCGGATTGGCTTATGAGGTCAGTACCGCAAATAAAATCTTGACAAGGACCCGAGTTGGTGAGTGAGACGACATCCCAAGTCCTACCAAAACTATGGTCTTCTTCCCGAGAAGCCTCGAGATGGAGCCGGAGAAAATCCTCCGGCTTGTCGAGTTTCAAAATTCCCACCTCAATATTGAGGCGTGGAGAGTGCTGAACTCCAAAAAGGAGGGTGAAGGAAAGATCATCGTTATTAGGATTGATCCCCAATCCGAGGAAACCCTGAGGACAAAGGGAGGCCACCTGAACTTTCGGTTCGGTCGTGTCCCAGTCTCAGGGTTGGGGAAGAAAGATAGCCCGGACGGAGTTTCGGAGGATGTGGAGATGGCCTCCACATCCCAGGAACCTAGCTGTTCCGGCTCTGCTGGGCCTCCCGGGGAGGCGGAGTCTTGCTCTGCACCCCTGGAGACTTTGCGGAGTTGTCCGGCGGCTCGAACTTCAACTGAAGGCCAGAAGACCAGCCCGAATTCTGGAGAAGAAACCTCTCCTATGGAAGTCGAGGAGGGACAGGTGGAGATGAAGGAGGTGGCAAAAACCCCGTAAAACCAGCCTTCATCTTCACAAAGGTAGCGCAGGTAAACCTGCATTACGCGAAGGGGTCTTCGGCTGTGATTGCAAGGTTGTTTGCGAGGCTGCAATTAGGCATTGTCTTGATCCAGGAACCTTGGATCAACAAAGAAAGTCAAATCAAGGGTTTGGCATGTAGGGAATCAAATTTGATTTATGACCAGAAGCAAGTAAATCCACGTGCCTGGGTTCTCATAAAGACAACCATTAAATATACTTGTGTTTTCAGAATACATGTCTCGGGGTTGTGGGCTAATATTTGTTGTGTTAGCCTTTATGTTGACATTCCTACTATTTCTGGCAAGAGAAACACGATCCTGTTTAAGCTTGTAGTTATTTATCGCAATGTCAACACAATGGCTAACACAACAAACATTAGCCCACAACCTGAGGTGACTACCAAGCTGAAGTATTTCAAGCTCGCGTTTTTCCCTGGATTCTTCTACAGACTGCACAACATATTCAAAGAGTTTGGTTGCACAACATCATTCTATAATATCCTTGAcaacaataaaataaatttcaaaagacaAAACCCCTATTACTATGCAGTCTAGTCTGGTATATAAAATTCCCTGCCAGGATTGTGACGAAGTGTACGTGGGCCAAACAAAACAATATCTAAAAGATAGAATTcgacaacataaaaatgatagCAAACATTTAGAAGCTGAAAACAAAACTGCACTCAcacaacacacacacacagagAGGGACAtagatttaattttgaaaatgtgaGTATCCTAGATAAAGAAGAGCATTATTTCAGACGTCTTCTAAGTGAAATGATATACATTAGAAGAAAAAACTACAGAGGAGATACGAACATCTTAAGTACGGTGTATGATTTTATGATATCGAGAATAACAATACCTAAGGGATAGCAAAGCTGAATTATTGagatacttttttctggaatctacaaaGACAAAGCcggaattttttcatatttcagaTCAGATACAAAATGAAGCGATTTAATCGTCCGAGTGGAGCTCAGCAGAGGAAAAAGAAGTCTAAAATTTTGGAGGTTCAGTCTCTGGCTAGCTCGATGCTGAGATTTGTGAAACCTACATTAACGAATGATACTGAAGCTTCATTCTGTAGTCAAGTACATACTGCTACTGCTACATCATCTCAATCCGAGTTCGAGGGTGGAGTTGGCAATGATGAACTTACTGACATTCCTTCTTAGGAAGGAAGAACAGAAGGAAGAGAAGACCATAGGGAAAAAAGGGAAGTATTTGCAAATTCAGATGAAGAAAACACAGATGATGTGGATGCACAAACCGCCGAAAGTGAAGAAGTATATAGCAGCCAAATTTTGTACTCGGACATATCTGAATGGCCTTGTACTGCTTTTGTTGTAGACTTTTTGCCACAAATGAAAGtttgaataatctgaaaacatcTAAATTTTACTGGTTTTGAAGCTTGGTGGAAACTCAATCCAAAAGTTTGGAACCATGAAATCTCTGATCAACATGACAGTTGctataaaaaatggaaaactttACAGCTGAATCTGAATGCCAATAAAACCATTGATACGGCAAACCCAACAGTagctgaaacagaaaaaaagaaATGGAGAGATATTTCGAAAAGACTTCTGGATGTCACTTTGTTTTTAGCTGGACAAAATCTCCCATTTCGTGGACACAGGGAAAATGTGGTATCAGAATACAGAGGAAATTTTTTAGAGCTCGTTGAATTATTATCGAAGCAGTGAGTCTCACATAAAGTATTGACAAAGTATTTGTCCCGTACTACACAAAATGAGTTAATCTTACTTCTCGGTgctatggtaaaggaaaaaattttgAGATATATCAAGAAGGAAAAGTATTTCAGAATAATGTTTGATAGCACCCCCGATGTGTCGCACATTGATCAAATGAGTGAAGTCATTCGTTACGTGCACATAGAGAATAAGAAAGTTGAAGTGAAAGAGTCATTTCTAGGCTATTTTCACTTTACAGGAAAAAAAGCCATAGACATTACACAGGATATCCTAAATGCAGTTGAAGAAGATGGTCTGGATTTAGCAATGTGCCGAGGCCAAGGCTATGATAACGCATCAACCATAGCTGGAGTACATTCAGGAGTACAAGCTAGGATTCGAGAGATTAATCCTAAAGCATTGCTTGTTCCTTGTGCCAACCATTCCCTCAATCTTTGCGGAGTGCACTCCTTTGCAACAGTTTCTTCATGTGTGACGTTTTTCGGTTGTATGTTTTTTTCTCAGGCTCAACCCACAGATGGAATATTCTCTTGGCAAACGTTGAAGTTACGGTCAAGAGGCTTGCAGAAACCAGGTGGAGTGCTCACTATGAGGCTGTTAAGCCTGTGTTCAAGAGCTTCAAGAAGATTGCCGATACCATTGAGGAACTTTGTGACCCTTCAGAAACTATCGACACTAAAGGAACAGCTCAAACTTTCATACCTGCAGTATGTGATTTTTCGTTCTTGTGCTATTTATGTCTATGAAATAGTGTCCTAGAAGAAGTTAATCATACTCAGAAATACCTTGAAAGTGTAGGATTAAGTTTCGAAAAGTGCCTCTCAGAATGAGAAGTTTAAGAGTCTTTCTCATTGAAAACAGGGAAGTCCTTGTTGAAAAGGCAATGGAATTTGCGAAAGGTATTTGTGAAGAGATGGAAATTCCTCCAGCGAAAAGAAGAACCTTCAGGAGAAAGAAATCTATGACCGGAGAGAAAGCTATCCACGAGCCACTAACGTTGGAAGCAGAACTTAAACGATCGATGTTAGAGTGCATTGACACATTTCATACAGAAATAAACACTCGTTGCCAAGGCATGGAAGAGATATCACTAAGATTTGCTATCTTGAAGTCCAAGAacttgctgaagagttcagaaaCTGAACTGCCAGAATTAGTTGGCAATTTGGTTAGTAATTATGAAGAGATGTCTACAGAAGACATGTTGAAGGAAATCCCACGTCTGAGGAGGTTTTTACAGGCTGCTTATGTTCCTGAAAAAGAGGCTGTGAAGTGGAGTTCTTTGAGACTGCTACAATTTATAGTCGAGTTTGAGCTTCTAGATTCTGTACCAAATTTAACTTTAGCACTGAGGTTTTACTTCACATTGTGTGTTTCTGTTGCTTCCTGTGAAAGGAGTTTTTCTAAAACCAAGCTAATTAAAACATATCTCAGATCTACTATGAGCCAAGCTCGACTCTCTAGCTCAGCTATTTTATCTATTGAGAATGGTGTAGCCAGAGGGATCGACTTTGATGAAGCTATTTCTCAGTTTGCAGAAAGCAAAGTCAGAAAGAAgaaattctcaaaaaaaaattgtgaaaaaaactgattttgttcattaaaatatttacaTGTTTCCTTTCCCTCCTCTGTTCCCATGATTCAAACacttcaaataaatttttttgttgataaACAAAAAAGGCTCAACAATGTTTGTTATGTAATATTGGGGGGTGACAAGTTGAAATTACGCCCCGGGTGCCACAAAACCTTGCTACGCCTCTGTATCTCATCAGCGAACCTACCTAGTTAcattatgattaaaaaagtaAGCATTGAAGAGAACTTCAATACAATGCCATGTGAAAAGAAAGGTTGGGAAGAGGAATAGACTacccaaaatttcaaaagaaataccatta carries:
- the LOC123321713 gene encoding uncharacterized protein LOC123321713, giving the protein MFDSTPDVSHIDQMSEVIRYVHIENKKVEVKESFLGYFHFTGKKAIDITQDILNAVEEDGLDLAMCRGQGYDNASTIAGVHSGVQARIREINPKALLVPCANHSLNLCGVHSFATVSSCVTFFGCMFFSQAQPTDGIFSWQTLKLRSRGLQKPGGVLTMRLLSLCSRASRRLPIPLRNFVTLQKLSTLKEQLKLSYLQEVLVEKAMEFAKGICEEMEIPPAKRRTFRRKKSMTGEKAIHEPLTLEAELKRSMLECIDTFHTEINTRCQGMEEISLRFAILKSKNLLKSSETELPELVGNLVSNYEEMSTEDMLKEIPRLRRFLQAAYVPEKEAVKWSSLRLLQFIVEFELLDSVPNLTLALRFYFTLCVSVASCERSFSKTKLIKTYLRSTMSQARLSSSAILSIENGVARGIDFDEAISQFAESKGEVKERWLLVPKEEHLAVDEQIIPTKAQSTLKQYNPKKPHKVFVLSGVSGV